The DNA sequence CGAGACCTCCTTGCTGGCAAGCACGGCTGGTTCGTCTACCGCATCGGCTGGCAGGAGGTCGTCCACCGCACCGATGCGATCATGGACGACGTCGTCGCACTACTCACGGCCCGACACAACGCAGCCCTCGCCGCCTGAACCTTCGGGCCACCGTCCAAAACCCAACAAGCTCCGGGGTTCCGTACGGCTGAGCGTACGGAACCCCGGAGCTTTGCTCGATATGGACGGCAGCCCGAAGGTTGGTGCTTGGTCGCCTGTGGCCGCCTGGGTCAGAGTTGGGTGGAGAAGGTGCTGCTGGCGTGCTGGGTCTGGTGGGTGCGGCGGCGCTGGATGGTGGTGCCGTTCGGCGAGACGCTGGCCATCTTCTCCATGATCGCCAGCTCGAGTTCACCAGCCCGTTCGAGCAGGCGCTGGGCTCGAGTCCGCAGCTCGTCGGGCACGGCGCCGGCCTCGGCGGGTGGGGCCCACGGGTTTGCCCAGCTGGGCGCGGTGCCGGACTCGGCTGTGGCGAGCTGCTCCTCGTGCCACTCCAGCGAACGCTCGAACTCATCGAGGATCTGGGGCCACGACTTGTGGTCGATGCCGATCATGCCGAGATCCCGGCGCTCAGCGCCGAACTCGCTGCCGTCGACGGACCGGCGAGGCCGGCGGTGGTCTGCCGGTACGCCTCGTGCCACGACTCGGCGAGCGGTTCGACCACGGCCCGGCAGTTCTCGACGAGGGCGATCGACTTCTTGGCGTTCGCCGCGGCCAGCTGCTCCGTCAGATAGACGTAGAGATCGGCGAGCGCTCCCCCGTCGGGCCAGGCCTCGAGGTCGAGGGCCATGTGGAGCTCGAACACGATCTCCTGGGCGTGGATCAGGGCGTTGTGCGCTTCTTCGATCGCCCGACGCTCGATGGCGTCGATCGCTCGGTCGAAGTCGAGCAGCATGCGGTCGTACAACATGGTGAGAAGGCGACCGGGAGGGGTGCTGGCCATGCCGTCAGAGCGGTAGCGGTTGGCAACGGAGGAGTTCATCGGAGGGCTTTCGAGGCTGAGCCGCCGAGAGGTGTTCGCCCGAGAGCGAACGATTGGGCTGAGGAGCGGCAAGTCTCCGGAGAGACGTGAGGAACAGGGACAGTGTCGGCGCGACCAAGCAGAGGATCAGACCGACGAGAACGAAGGGGCCGGGTGACTCACGCCCGCTGGCGTCAGCGACCGGCCGAGAATGGCGACAAGGCGTGACCTTGCCACCGAGATGAGCGACGAGGCGTGGCCCCGGCACTCAGAACATCAGCCCGAGTTGGTGCTCAGGCTGCCGAGCTGGCCGACGAGCCAGGCCGACTGGTTGTTGAGGCTGCCGAGCGCCACCTCGAGGGCGGCGTACTGGCGCTGGAGTGCGGCCTGGCGACGCTCGAGGCGGACCTCGTAGGCGTCGACCTGGCGGTTGAACGTGTTGACCTGATTGTCCTTGGCTTCCTTGGCGGTCGCCAGGTAGCCGGTACCGAACGACGAGGCGTTCTTCGCCACCTCGCTGATGCGGTCGAGGATCCCGGGTGTCGAGTCGACCTCGTCGTCGGGGGCGACGAAGAGGCGCTGCATGCCTTCGGGGTCGGCCTCGTAGGCCGAGATGAAGGCCGCTCGATCGAACTTGATGGTGCCGTCGGACTCGAGCGTGATGCCTGCTGCTCCACCCGAGATGATGGAGTTGCCGGCCACGGGATCGAGCAGCGCCCGCTGGAGCTCGTTCTGGGCTCGGCGAGGAGCCGAGCTCCCGGCCAGCAGGCCCGTGGTGCCGGCCTCGACATCGCTTTTCGTGCCCTGCTTGATGCGGGCGAAGAGCGTG is a window from the Acidimicrobiales bacterium genome containing:
- a CDS encoding flagellar export chaperone FliS yields the protein MNSSVANRYRSDGMASTPPGRLLTMLYDRMLLDFDRAIDAIERRAIEEAHNALIHAQEIVFELHMALDLEAWPDGGALADLYVYLTEQLAAANAKKSIALVENCRAVVEPLAESWHEAYRQTTAGLAGPSTAASSALSAGISA